In Mercurialis annua linkage group LG6, ddMerAnnu1.2, whole genome shotgun sequence, the following are encoded in one genomic region:
- the LOC126687655 gene encoding uncharacterized protein LOC126687655 has translation MLKFRKAGRGQASRGRGRGCGVAAGIQAPGIVALQTSLVQLEAGQAAMQDQYVVLGQIVQQQVPQAGGAAASGVGISNRELVLAYKRMKPTEFDGSGDALDFLEEVEQNACRLQGSAGDWFRRVIHPEIDAITWDSFVMRFRDFYLPLPVIEGHKDKLVDLKRGDRLVQESTTEFVRLSRFAPELQTEQLRVNDRYMKGLGPEFVTLLTETRRDFTDLVDSARCMESTLLHFGKMPEAKKVGNLVHSSGQQDGSSNSHSKSSQFKSNDRRGYQPHSHSASHSGSNRSSRNGNSGVSSVPFCQTCRRGHFGVCLVAPGSCYACGQPGHFPRQCPASGQQVSSASMAHPSFQQ, from the exons ATGCTCAAATTCAGAAAAGCTGGTAGAGGCCAAGCtagtagaggtagaggcagagggtGTGGTGTTGCAGCAGGTATTCAGGCACCTG GGATTGTTGCTTTGCAGACTAGTCTGGTTCAGTTGGAAGCGGGGCAAGCCGCTATGCAAGATCAGTACGTAGTTTTGGGTCAGATTGTGCAGCAGCAagtaccacaggctggtggtgcagcTGCAAGTGGTGTTGGGATTTCTAACAGGGAGTTGGTGTTGGCTTATAAGAGGATGAAGCCGACTGAGTTCGATGGATCAGGtgacgcgctggattttcttGAGGAAGTCGAGCAGAATGCTTGTAGACTTCAG ggttcagctggtgATTGGTTTCGCAGGGTTATTCACCCTGAAATTGATGCTATTACTTGGGATAGTTTTGTGATGAGATTTAGAGATTTCTACTTGCCTTTACCGGTGATTGAAGGTCACAAAGACAAATTGGTGGATTTGAAAAGAGGAGATAGGTTGGTACAAGAGTCTACGACCGAGTTTGTCAGGCTTAGTCGCTTTGCCCCGGAGCTGCAGACCGAGCAGTTAAGGGTGAACGACAGATACATGAAGGGTTTAGGCCCTGAGTTTGTTACTCTTCTAACTGAGACACGCAGAGACTTTACTGATTTGGTCGACAGTGCTCGTTGTATGGAGAGCACACTGTTGCATTTCGGGAAAATGCCTGAAGCCAAGAAGGTGGGCAATCTTGTTCACAGTAGTGGACAACAAGATGGTAGTAGCAACAGTCATTCCAAGTCCTCACAGTTTAAGAGTAATGACAGGAGAGGGTACCAGCCGCACTCGCATAGTGCTAGTCACAGTGGTAGCAACCGTAGTTCTAGGAATGGAAACAGTGGAGTTTCCAGTGTTCCTTTTTGCCAGACCTGCAGACGCGGGCATTTTGGGGTTTGTTTAGTAGCACCAGGTAGTTGttatgcttgtggccaaccaGGCCATTTTCCTAGACAGTGTccggcatctgggcagcaggtgtCATCGGCTAGTATGGCACATCCGTCGTTTCAACAGTAG